Genomic window (Lutra lutra chromosome 6, mLutLut1.2, whole genome shotgun sequence):
ctttctatttctttccctctgtatCCCTGTGACAGCAATCCATGAAGCATGGCATGGAAATACAGGTATTTCCAGAGAAGAATGTGCTATAATGGTCCTTGGGTACCCAGCAAACCTAGGATCTTTCCATAAATCTATTATGGGTAGGTTGGGACAGAGAACTCCCCAtgttccaatctctctctctctctctctctctatatatatatatatatacactcatcTCAATTACCTTTAATTAAATAAGCTATGAAATAACAGCATGCACTTCAGGCTAAGGTTTAAGGGAATATTTTCCCTTTGAAGAATATAATGTACAATTTAAATACATATGATGGGCAGCAGCTAACTGAAACCTAAATTATTTTCTGGAGGCTTGAATGAAGGTTTCTATTAATAAGTATCTGAGAGAACTTATCTGAGGACTTAAATGTCACATTagcattttatgaaattcagagaaaaacaaaaatgtggatCAGCATATGTTGTGAGTTCTTTGCCAGAAAGTGCAGTCTGCCAGCCGTCCCCTTTACGTTCCCATCTTCCTGGCTGCGCTAGAGTGACATGGTGACCCCAGAGGGCGGATGCCAGCCATGGAATGTTGGGCCTACAGAACCACAACTCAGGGAGTATTTTTAGGCATGGCACAGGCAAGGTCCAGGAGGAAAATATTACCGTATTTCTTCCTCCCAAAGCACTTGTCCACCATTCTCTCTGACAGAGACCTCCTGTTGCCGAGGAAGAGCCCGTTAAAGAAACACTGCTTTCCAACATGGTAggtgtggatattgctgctaaaTCTTGGGTAAAATGTCCATTCTGGACGCTGCCCATCTTCTGCAAGACATCAGAAATCTTCCCATCAGCATCGCTCCCAGCCTCACATAACGCAGTTAAAACACAGGAAAGTTGTCCCAGGCATTCTCTGACTGGCTGTCCTTTATCAACGTGTATAATCCCTTCGTCCTACATCAGGGGCAATGTCAACCTCTGACGGATGAGGCCTGAAAGGAAGGGAAGTGGAGAGAAAGGGATCTAAGAggcctcttttttccctttttacccTCTCGTCCAAAAATGAAGCCAATTTTTTAGTTGGAAGTGATGTATGGAATGGAAAGCTCTGAGACACTTCTGGGTGTCTCAGAGCACCTACGATCCAACCTTCACGCTGATAAGTGGGTAGGAAGAAGAGAATGCCTATCAGGCAGGGAAGGGCCTGGCAACCATCCCAAATGGACCGGAGAGCCCGTGGTGTTGGCAGCAACGGTGGCAGGCGCATGCGCAAGAGTGACACGGGACGATGTCTCCACGCAACTCGGGCAAAGGAGAAAGGCGGGACCTCGAGCAGGTTGCTGGACCTGTCCgtgtctttgtttcctcattcagtacttttcttttaaacaatgaGAGATCCCCTAACAGCGCTAGGGTTGCTTGAGAAGCCCTTGGGCTCTGTGATGGCCAAAAAAGCACACAGGCTCTGGAGGCTGGCAAGTTCCAATTCTAACCCCAACACCGTGCTCTCGTATGAGTGACAAAGTCTCTCCAAGCTTCAGTGGACTTCTGTGTAAAATGGGTAGGTCTATATTAGCCACCTAGATTTATATGTGTGACACAGAAAGAGGTCCATGATCTATTTGCCTTGCGTGAAAATAGTTTATATCTTATTTTCCACGAGTGCAAATAtgattgtatatataatataacccATATATGCCTGAGTACATGCATGCACGCACATACATGTTTCAGAATTCCTCACAGATACAGGGCATAATGGAGATACTGTTGGAAAAACACTGGGAAGAGGTTTCTATACTCTAAATactcctttattattttaatgctttgctATAGTACTTTTACGGTTTTTATACAAATccattttagttttagaaaatatatttccatatcatatattttatgacatacaattttaatatacattttatatgtatttcatattcaaaaatatatttcacatattcaGCTGAGTCACTGTGAGAATTAGAGATGAAGCATGTCCAACCCCTGACACTTCCTGAGTGAACAGTGCCCAACAGCACGACAGACTTCTGGAAAGCCCTGGGTGTGGAGGCACACAGGGGAGAGGCTATGACATACTCACTTGTCTGCAATTTAAGCAGACTGAACTCCTCACGATATTTATCCTTTGGCACTTCAGGCAATGAGGTTTCAGAGGAGTGATCAGAATGTGAGGAGGAGGATTTCAGATCCAAATCTGCAGCCaggctggaaaggaagaagaaggattATATTCTTCCATGCACTTAAATATGATGTTACATATCTTACACTAGAATTACTCTCCCTTATGACAATTAGGTCTGGCCCCCATAAATTTCCATGACATATCATTTATTTACCCACAACTTGAGGGGACTGACACAGTGtggtgtttcctcaaaaaagttagagaattaccatataacccagcaattccactcctagtcATATacccccaaagaactgaaaacagagacTCTGATACTTGTAAAGGAATGTTCTTTGCAGCATTACTCCCATTAGCCACACAGTGGAGACCACCCAAATGCTCACTGACCAATGCATGGAGAAGCAAAAGTGGTATtgacatacaatggaatattattcagccataaaaaggaatggcgTTCTGATACATGCTGCAACGTGAATGAAACTTTAAACAttgtgttaagtaaaataagccaaacacaaaaggacaaacattaTAGgactccatttacatgaaataccTTAATAGGtaaattcagagagacagaaagtagatcaggtTAGTAGATTAGGGTAGATTAGAGTACCATGGttggcagagaggagagaatggggaatTATTGCTTAATGGGTAGAATGTTTCTATTGGCActggtgaaaataatttttttaagattttttttaatttattcatttgacagacagagatcacaagcaggcagagaggggaaaggaggttccccaatgagcagagagccggatgtggggcttgatctcaggaccctgagatcatgacctgagctgacctgatatgacctgagctgaaggcttaaaccacagagccaccaggcgccccacgactggtgaaaatgttttaaaagtgacAAGGATAGGGGAGCGTGGGTGGTttaatcaggtcatgatcttggggtcttgggactgagcactgcagggagcctgcatctccttctccctctgctgccctccctgcttgtgcttgctctctctctctttctctgtcaaataaataaataaaatccttaaaaaaaaatagcagtgatGGTCGAAAGGTAATCAATTCCAATggggaaaaatggataaaatggcaaatattatgttatatataattcaccccaattaaaaaaaaaagaatgatgtactgatacatgctgtaacatagatgaaccttgaaaatgaaacactgaatgaaagaagccagacaccaaaggccacatattccatttatatgaaatgtccagaataggcaagtctACAGAGATAAGAAGGACATCAGCGGTTGTCTAGCGCTGGGGGGTTAGGGGACATGGTGGGAGTGATTGCTCAAGAGGATGGGCttctttttgggggtgatgaaatgttctaaaattgattgtggtgatggtttagTGAATACGTTAAAAACCACTGAGTTTGCACACTTTAGGAGggtgaagacttttttttctcatgcACATAAAAAAACAACATCAaattgcagacctgtacccctgaaacaaataatacattatatgttaagtttaaaaattttaaataaaagttaaagaaaaataaataacattaaggggcacctggctgactccgTCTGTGGAACCcatgactcttgatcccagggttgtgagttcaagcctcacgttgagtgtagagattacttaaaaataaatctttaaaaaatatgttaatattgaTTCTCTAAGAGGTGGAACTaccatgagttttatttttaatattgtttttatacTTTCAAAATTTCTACGTGTACTTACTTTCCTTATAACAAaagccattagaaaaaaaaaaagttccaaaaaagaaaaaagaaaaaaaagaagaaaaaaagttccaaaaaagaaaaaaaaaaaggctccaaaACTTTTACTGTGAAGAAATCTAaacagaggggcatctgggtggctcagttggttaagtgtctgccttcagctcaggtcatgatcccggagttccgggattgagtcccaagttgggctccctgcttagctcagggaatctgcttctccctctgaccctcccccttctcatgctttctctctcgctcgctcaaataaataaaatcttttaaaaaaagaaaaagaggggagcctaggtggctcagtgggttaaagcctctgccttcggctcaggtcatgatcccagggtcctgggatcgagccccacattgggctctccgctcagcaggaagcctgcttcctcctttctctctctctgcctgcctctctgcctacttgtgatctctgtcaaataaacaaataaaatcttttttaaagaataaataagaaaaagaaaaagaaatctaaacagAGAAAAGTACTCACCACAAATAgttttacaaataattataaagccagccctcccctccactctTCCCCCCATCCATTGCTCTCCAGAAACCATTTGTGTGTCCCTATCACCGAGAATTAATGACTATCCTGACTCTGACTCTTAGAGTAATCAtggctttgcttttctctaaGATTTACCACCTAAGTATGTATTCCAAAAAATACAGCTTAGTTCACTTGCCTTTGAACTTCATAATGACAAGCATGTCTACAACACATATTGTGCGTCATGAATCTTCCAATCCTTTtccatgtattaactcatttaaacctcaaaacaattctatgaaatattatctccattttatagatgcaaaAACTAAGGCCCAGGAAAGTAAAGTCATTTTCCCAAGTTCACACAGATGAActtggcagagctggggtttgaacctaGACAGTCTAGCTCCAGAATCCATGCTCTTGCCAAACATGTCATGCCACCTCTCAGAATATTGGCTTCCTGGTCAGAATTTACCCCGATAGTTACGGTCTTTATTGCACCCTTACTTACTCTAAGTGAGCAGACACTTTGCAGAGGCCTGGAGGCTCGCTCACACTAAGACATGTTTCAACAGAAGATGAGTGGCTGACCTTTCTGCCGGAGGATGTTGTGTTGGCAAAGCATCCCTTAGATTCCAGAAAATTGCTGTGTTTAGTACCTGCAACACATCACCATCGGATTTCATTACTGAAATGAAATGCCTAGCCCTCCATCTTGTTCCCtagattatataaattattttttcaaaactaacatttattgagcatgtactgTGTATTGAGGATTATGTCaacattttacatgcattatccCACTTAATTCCCATAACAGCCACAGAACTAAGTATTGCTTATCCTTCCATTTTACCAAAGAGGGAATTAAGGCACAGatggttaagcaacttgcctatGATCACACAGAAAATGTGAACACACAGTAAACACTTCAGTCCAGATTTGATCACAGCTCTTGTGACACTAAAGTCAAAAATCCTAACCATATGCTAGACTACTGACCCTCCAGAGTTTACCTACTTGGAATTAAGTGGAAGAGATAACATCTGAATCAAGCTATCTATCTGTACATTGCATTGAGCATCTCAAAACAAACTTTCAAAGGATTATTCATGGAAAGACTGATGAATAATCCAAAGAACTACCGTCAGAAACTTccatgggggggcgcctgggtggctcagtgggttaaagcctctgccttcagctcaggtcatgatctcagggtcctgggatcaagccccacattgggctctctactcatcggggagcctgcttcctccccctcctctctctctctctgcctgcctctcctcctacttgtgatctctgtcaaataaataaataaataaaatatttaaaaaaaaaaaaaaagaaacttcatcaCCCCCCCAACTGGAGCACTGTCATTAATTTATATATGCGTCTTCCCCACCAGACTTAGTACTATGTCTTACTCATCTTCGCagcacccagaacagtgcctgactcaaagcagatgctcaacacatatttgagcaaataaatgaaaaacaattataaCTCCCCAAGTTCCCCAAGTAAGAGAGTCCTGAAAGCCAGGCTTCTCAGATACAGAATCATAACCATTATCTTCACTCTGCTATACAATTACTGATTTGTGAAAGTCAGTCTGTTCTCTTGTCATTTTATAGAGTGATGCGCTTGGCCagtcacttaaaaacaaaaagtcagagGAATGGATATTGCATTTCTTTATGCATAATTTTATAGTGCATAGAAGCTCAATAGACATAATGTAACCTCTAGTtctaagaaaattacaaaaaagaggAGTGATTCTTGAGTacattcccttcccctcccaggatCTCTATTCTTGAGTTTTTCAGGGTATGGCATAAGGACTGCTTGCATCAGAATTATCTGAGAactctgtggggcgcctgggtggctccgtgggttaagccactgccttaggctcgggtcatgatcccaggttctgggttcgagccccgcatcgggctctctgctcagcagggagcctgcttcctcctctctctctgcctgcctctctgcttacttgtgatctctctctgtcaaataaataaataaaatctttaaaaatatatatatatatagattcttttttttatctttttttttaagattttttatttatttatttgacagagagagatcacaagcaggcaaagaggcaagcagagagagagaggaggaagcaggctccccgctgagcagaaagcccgatgaggggctcgatcccaggactctgagatcatgacccgagccgaaggcagcggcttaacccactaagccaccaaggtgcccccaaaatacagattcttaaaTCCCATCATAGACCCACTGAATTAGAATCTCTCTAAGTGAGGCCTGGGAACGCGCATTCTGAGCAAACCCTCCTTCCCCTGCACCAATTAGGCTCACGTTCTGCAGTGATATTCCTCCTCTTCAAGTCTAGCTCCGCCACTGCTTTCAGTCCCATCCCACTTCCTGATTCCCCAACTGCACAGTTTCTCAAATTTGCTAGGTCACGAGGATCACCTTGGAGCACTCGGTTCAACACTTGGATCCCAGAGCTCTGATCCAGACCTGCAAGGGAAGACCTGGGTGTCAGTATGGTTAAGAAGCACCTCAGGTGATTCTCAGAGCCGGCCAAGCACCGGAAGAGCTGTTCTGGAAAGTGCCACAGCACCTAGAGCAACCCCAAATAAAGAAAGGGTCACTTGATTGCTTGATGTGTGAGTAGTTGGGTGGGGTGAGCCCAGGGGAAGggctgagagagacacagagctgTGAAGGGGAGAGCACAGTTTCCCAGTATCCAAAAAGTAGTGTTCACAAACGTAACATAGACCACACTCTCTGACCACAATGCAATacaattagaaatcaataattaaaaaacagcCAAAAACATTCATAAGCTTGGAAACTCAAACCACACTTCTAAATAGCTCATGTAAATGAGGACAACACAATGGAATTCATGAGGTGCTTCATGGTCAATGACATAAGTACTATAAATCAAAACTTGTAGTTATCCAAGTAAAGCAGTAAGTAGAAACTAGAGCCTGAAACGCATTTACTGTAATCCTGTATTTCACTGAATATGAGGTTCTAGCATATTAGTATTTTATGTACCCAAAGAACGAAGGTTGCCAATTAAACTATGACAGAATGCTTTACCACTTaagagtttttattatatatttattgaagcaGTCTTTCAAACTTACTTAGGTGTAAATTTTAAGCACCTGTCATTCATGCGcatgtttaaaaaaggaaaatataagccAAAAAAATTGGTTAAGCCATTCTTGCATTCAAAGTGTGACTACTGAACCCTTTTTCAATGCAATCACTGATGCCCACATTTCCCACCTAAGTTGACCTCAGTACAACAAGCACATGGGTGATGCTTCACTTCTTAAATGAGTGCTCCTCGACtgcttctggaatgttcttccaagACACAGACATACCTTCtgcattattcagtgctcattcAGCAAAGTTTCCAACAATTATTTCACACCTGCTGCTTGGCCCGCTGCACTAGGAAGACCAGTCCAACCTCAGAGATGCAAACTCTGAAAAATGTCCACCTTAGAATTGACAGattatagtattaaaaaaaaaaaagattccaggggcacctgggtgctacagtcagttaaacatctgacacgtggtttcagctcaggtcatgatctcagcatcatgagatcaagtcccccactgggttctatgctcagcacagagtctgcttgagattctctcttcctctccttctacccctccccattggtcccccctctctctctaaaacaaataagtaaatctttaaaaacaaataaaaaaaaaacaaagattccaggacacctgggtggctcaattggttaagtggctgccttcggctcaggtcatgatcccagagtcctggaatcaaatcccacattgggttccttgctcagtggggagcctttgccgctccccctgcttgagcccactctctctctctgacaaatagataaataaaatcttaaaaaaaaaaaagattccaaaatTAATGAGCTAAACTTGCAATGcaagaaataagggaaaaaaaataaacaccccAAATTGATAAAAAAGGATACCataacataaaaacagaaatgaatgaaataaaaattattagaattatgGCTTCATGGGAAAAATGAATAATGTAGATAAACAAAGTTCAAGAAAAACcaatctttaagaaaagtaaaCAGTATTAGCAATGAATTACCATAATTgcaagtaaaatagaaataacattacACATAAAGAAATCAAGTGTCACAAATGCCCAATTACTTGTTCAAGGTTACAGAGCTATAGAgtgtaatttataaaatgtatcttGATGTTACAATAATCAAGATGATACTGACACTAACCCTAACAGCTAAATcaagagaacaaaatagaaaatgtaggtagaataaaattttatataatagtggcattttggggtgcctggatggctcagtgggttaaagcctctgccttcagctcaggtcaggatcccagggtcctgggatcgagccccacatcaggctctctgctcagcaggaagcctgcttcctcctctttctctctctgcctgcctctctgcctacttgtgatctctgtctgccaaataaataaattaaaatctttaaaaaaaaaaagtggcatttcATGTCCATGAGGAAAAAATGGATTATTCAAAAATATTGCTGAAACAATGAATTAACCAtatgcaatgaaaataaaattaattaattagttaatccGCAGATAAATTCCAGATGACTTACAGATttgaatataaaacttaaaataaaggATGTAcctgaaaaaaatgataattgatTGCTTATACAATCTTAGTTTGgggaaattatttctaaaaaagatatcaaatataggcaaaataaaggaaaagatgcataaatttgaatacatatacatttaaaacttcCATAGCAAACTATAAAGTGGGGGGAAAGTTTATAGCGTacacaattaagaaaaagaactaataGTCATGACAAATTATGAGTTTTTATAAATTTACTAGATGAAATAAAtacccaaagagaaaaaaatgagcaaaggacgtGATTAGGTAATTCattaaaacacacagacacacccacacacacacataaatcgTTGatacacatttggaaaaaaatccatCCTTCCTAGTAATCAAAGAGCTGAATTTAAAACAAGATACCAGTATTTGCTTTGAGTTTGCAAATACCCAAGTTTGGCTCAGCTTGGAGGAGTGGCATtcttatacattgctggtggaaaagTCTCCATCTCACTAAAAAGCACTTTGGCCATATGTAGCCTCCGAATCCTGTGAGAATGGCACTTTTGGTCCAGTGGTTCTACTTCTAGAAACATACCTATGAAAAAGGTATTAAGTTTATCTATAAGGATGCAGAAGGGATCCTCACGTGTAGACAAGAAATAAGAGCAAGAGTAGAGGGGTGccttgcggtgcctgggtggttcagtgggttaagcctctgccttcggctcaggtcatgatctcaggttcctgggatcaagccccgcatctggctctctgctcagcagggagcctgcttcctcctctctctctgcctgcctctctgcctgcttgtgattcctctctcagtcaaataagtaaataaaatctttaaaaaaaaaaaaaaaaaagagtagaggggcacctaggtggctcagtcagttaaacagctgtcttcagctcaggtcatgatcccagggtcctgggattgaaccctacatcagactccttgctcagcggggagcctgcttctcccctccttgccatttcccctgcttgtgcttgctctgtctctctctctcccccttgctctctgtcaaataaataaataaaatcttaaaaaaagaaaaagagcatttaCTTACAATGATTTTTGCCCATAGGTCTTAACAGTTTCAACAacggttgacttttttttttttttaagatttatttattcattttagaagaggaggagagtgcattgggggtgggggcagagggagagggggagagggaatttttttttttaagattttatttatttgacagagagagaacaaaagagcacaaacgggggagcggcagagggagaagcaagctccctgctaagccgagagcccgatatggggctcgatcccaggaccctggaatcatgacctgagccaaaggcagtcatttaaccacctgaaccacccaggcatcccagagagagagaatcttaagcatcttaagcaggctccacatccagcccAGAGCCCGaagtgaggcttgatcccaggaccctgaagtcatgacctgagccgaagttaaGAATCAGAtatttaacctactgagacacctaGGGGCCCCAGTGGTTGCCTTTTCATAGCATGTAAACATTCTAACTATATATTTGCTACTAGAGGACTTGAGAGTTCACCAAAGCAAGAATTGGTTGCTATGGACGGCATCACAAGTTtctaggttcatttttttttaattttaggggcaAAATTTGAACACATTATATAACCCTGAGCCGCAAACAGTGAAATCACTGTCTACAAATTTAGCATATTTCCTTGTTTGAGTAATAAGTTTTGTGTtggtgggacatctgggtggctcagtcagttaagcttctgcctttggctcgggtcatgatcccagggtcctgggattgagccccgcatcgggctctctgctcaacggggagtctgcttctcgctctgtctgctgctcccgctgcttgtgctctttctctgacaaataaataaataaaaatatatttctttaagattttgtttattcatttgacagagagagagaaaacaagcagaaacagggggagcagcagaaggagagggagaagcagactccccgctgagcagggagcccgatgtggggctcgatcccaagaccccaggattgTGACAGGAaccaaagggagacgcttaaccaactgggcatGCAggctccccaaataaataaataaaatcttaagaagacgaacaaggaggaggaagaggaagaggaggaggaggagaagtagtagtagtagttttaTGTTAGCAAATGTCTAGAAGGTGTCTGCTGTAACAGGAAAGGCTTATCTGACAGCAAGGGTAGGAAGAGCAGTCTCTCTGCTAAACAGGCAGAGAGCACATCCTTCAAACAGCTGACTACAGGATCTTCCTAGAAGTAACTAACAGAGCCTAGAATACAACCCAGAGACACTTAAATATGGCTTCTAGGGcttctggctgcctctctgcatCTCCTCAAAGAGAAGAGAGCTGAAATTACAAGTCTGACTCCTTCCATTCTGACAGTGATGCTCCCATTGTGTAAAGTAACTTCAGTCATTCTAGCAAGTCAATTACCTCTCCAGCCTGgctccccacacctgccccacCTCTCTAGTTCTGGAGGCTCTGGTAATACAGAGAAGCTAAACCACATCCTTCTAGAAAAGATCATCACCTTGCATGATCATTGTTATTCAAATTCAATGTCCAGTCAGCCAACCAACAGGAAACTAACAAGTTCACTAAACCTCTCTGATACAAGATGATTCCACTGAAAGGACTGAGAGAAGGTTCTGGCAACTAGAAAGGAATtcagggggaaatggggagttaagaagaaagtctgtttttttggtaCCATCTGTGGAATTCACGCTAATTATTTCCATGTCTTTAGTCAGGAATAACACCTTACATAACCAAGGAACTTTCGCACACTTGTCATCTCAGCTCATTTACACAATAGCATGGTCTGGCAGCAGAAAATAATACATCTAGCCAAGCTAGCTTAATGTGGATACCTTTTGAACAAACCACTCTGTTTCTCACCCATTTCTTGACTCGACAAACAACCTGAGGGTCCAGGACGGTGGTTTTTTAACCCTTTTTTGGATCACAGACTTCCCTGAGGAGTCATGAAAGCAATGGGCCCCCCTTCCTGGAAAAATGCATATACACCCCCAGTTTTGCATTCATCTTCAACAGGCTCATGGAGCCCCTTCCTTCCCTAAACCCATGGACTCCGTGTTAAGCTGAGCTCAGATGTGGTCTCCTGAGGGGACATACCTACAGAGCAAAACAGGAAGTCATGGATCTTTGGGGATCTCAGGGTCTGGTGTTCTTCCAGTAACCCTAACTCAAAAACATGGAGCCCCTCTACTCCATCTTTAAAACCCCAGCTCCCTCCATTACCTGAGCTCAACCTGGAAACTATGGAAAAGTCTGGAGCTTAACATTAGAATCCCAAACCCTTTTTCTCCTTGCTGACCTAGCCACATCGGACCATTCATTAATGGTTCTAACTCCTTCTGCTCTTC
Coding sequences:
- the SPATS1 gene encoding spermatogenesis-associated serine-rich protein 1 isoform X2, with the protein product MTTVEKRHSLDQSSGIQVLNRVLQGDPRDLANLRNCAVGESGSGMGLKAVAELDLKRRNITAERTKHSNFLESKGCFANTTSSGRKVSHSSSVETCLSVSEPPGLCKVSAHLDLAADLDLKSSSSHSDHSSETSLPEVPKDKYREEFSLLKLQTKDGQRPEWTFYPRFSSNIHTYHVGKQCFFNGLFLGNRRSLSERMVDKCFGRKKYDIDPRNGIPKLTPGDNPYMYPEQSKDFHKAGSTLPPVNFSIVPYEKKYDTFIPLEPLPQIPTLPFWVKEKANRLKHEIREVEELDNWQPASPLVHSLYPPGGLKNLQRTV
- the SPATS1 gene encoding spermatogenesis-associated serine-rich protein 1 isoform X1; the encoded protein is MVHGTVLSAPSAERPAAESWRRRDKGDSAMTTVEKRHSLDQSSGIQVLNRVLQGDPRDLANLRNCAVGESGSGMGLKAVAELDLKRRNITAERTKHSNFLESKGCFANTTSSGRKVSHSSSVETCLSVSEPPGLCKVSAHLDLAADLDLKSSSSHSDHSSETSLPEVPKDKYREEFSLLKLQTKDGQRPEWTFYPRFSSNIHTYHVGKQCFFNGLFLGNRRSLSERMVDKCFGRKKYDIDPRNGIPKLTPGDNPYMYPEQSKDFHKAGSTLPPVNFSIVPYEKKYDTFIPLEPLPQIPTLPFWVKEKANRLKHEIREVEELDNWQPASPLVHSLYPPGSLDSARQS
- the SPATS1 gene encoding spermatogenesis-associated serine-rich protein 1 isoform X5 codes for the protein MVHGTVLSAPSAERPAAESWRRRDKGDSAMTTVEKRHSLDQSSGIQVLNRVLQGDPRDLANLRNCAVGESGSGMGLKAVAELDLKRRNITAERTKHSNFLESKGCFANTTSSGRKVSHSSSVETCLSVSEPPGLCKVSAHLDLAADLDLKSSSSHSDHSSETSLPEVPKDKYREEFSLLKLQTKDGQRPEWTFYPRFSSNIHTYHVGKQCFFNGLFLGNRRSLSERMVDKCFGRKKYDIDPRNGIPKLTPGDNPYMYPEQSKDFHKAGSTLPPVNFSIVPYEKKYDTFIPLEPLPQIPTLPFWVKEKANRLKHEIREVEELDNWQPASPLVHSLYPPGGLKNLQRTV